In Lolium perenne isolate Kyuss_39 chromosome 5, Kyuss_2.0, whole genome shotgun sequence, the sequence GGCTAAGCGGCTGACCGGGAATCTCAGCCTCTCCAGCTTGGAGAGGCTAGAGCGGCTGGTGAGGGGACGAAGTAGCCGAGCACCGCTCACCGCTTCTTCAACAACATCATGGGAACCCTGGTCATCGTCTAGATAGTTTCCAGGCCACGTTGCCTGATGAAGATGGAAGAACATCCATGATGAGAACACATCACCGAACCAGACAAAGAAATCTGTGAAGAAAACAAAATGATGAGTTGGAGAAATTGGTGAAGGCATGTACTGGTACGATCAAGAACACACCTAAGAAAGAGAACCCGACCTTCCCTTACCTCCGGCCCAACCACCAATCCTTATCAGGGCAGGCAGATGCACAATTCGTTCTTTTTACTGCATAAACAAATCAGTGAGAAAAGAGGAAAAATATGTAGAGGCGTGAAATCATGAATATGCAGGCAGCAGCTGAATGCACCTTGGTCGCATGAAGATTAGCGGCACGGGCGTCCGGTCAAGTGAATGGTGGTCTCCTCTAGTcttcggcggcggcgaggagatgATCATACCGGCAGATGATGACATCAAGAAATTCCCGTAGCAGCGGCCATGGAGGGCCTTCTTCCTCGCCGACGGCTGCCACGCCACCGTACGTACCGACGAAGGAGATCGGCTATGGAGGGCGGCGAAGAGAGGTAGGAGAAGAAAGATGTGGGAGGCGGATATATCGCGGCGAGAGTTTGGGCGATGGGGAGAGGCGCTCCAGAATTTGGTCTCGTAGGCTCTCCGGTCAAAGCGGTGGGAGATGAGGCCCATAGGGTAGATATTTCTAGAGAAAGGAAGATCACGATCGTGTGACAGAACCGGCAAGACCGGACATCAGAGGTAAAATAGAGGAAAAAATAAACAGAAACCTAACATAACCGGATGCATCTGTGTAGAGCAACCGGAAGCCTCCCGGTAACCACCTATTGTATACACGGAGAAAAAGGTGGAGCAAAACCACCATCGCACATCTACATGCCCTGGTCGCTCCTCTACAGTGAAAAAAGCGAACGTGGCCTCAGTTGATTTGTTAAAATCTGTAACTAAACAGTACCCAAATCGCTCTCCTTGCAGCAAATGGAGTCAGCTTTTATATAGGTTATAATTGTTGGGTTTGGCTCTTCAGCCTCAAACTTTAAAAAAAAACTCAGCAGGTCAAACTTGGATATAGAGGCCAATAGCTACAGATTCAATGTTCAAAATAATAAGCTTAGCTAAACCAGCTCATCTGAAACGGAAACTCACCTCAGAAGATAGGACTGCGTCAAACCATTGATCATTTCAGGGACTATAAAAGTGGCTGAAGGCGGGTGTCAAAACTGGATACAACAACTATTCTTACATCAGCCCATCTGAATGCTTCAAAAATATTTTTAACATCTGTGTCAATGGACCGCCATGCCTAGAAAACATGAACACTAAGCTCCAACATAAATAAGTTGGTTTCAAAGTGTTTTGATTCCAGAGTATATCTCACCTTTTCAGCTGTACAGTACTGATAAAGTTCATCAAGGTATTTATCGTGTAAACATAGAAGAACTGACTTATAATTGCATCTAAAATGACAGCAAAATAATGTAAATTCCAGATTGTGAACAAATATGTATGGGGTTTATTAGGATATTGACTGATACAATTTTATGAACTATACAAGCCTAGTTTTCGTGTGCTACTTGGGCTAAAAAACAGGCAACCAATCAGCCATAGCCGAAATCTCGAGACTGTGGCACAATTAGTTCAAATACTTTCAGAAGCGAATGCTTTGGAATATTCCATTCTTGTAGCAGCCACCGCTTCGGATCCTGCTCCTCTGCAATTTCTGGCCCCATATTCAGGGTGTGCCATGGGGGAATATTTCCGCAAGCACAGAAAACTCTCCACAAGAGACCAAACAACAGGCCTTTTATGGCCCGTGGCCCGTCTGCGACGCGCAGATCGCCCCTTCCCACTGGCGCAGTGATGCATGAAATCGACCCAGGTTACCAAACGCGCCCCTACTATCCTTAGTTGTGAGGAACTTCTTAGTTATATAGGATTTGTTCTCTCGGCTCTACAAATATTTCTGTACAGGGCCCCCATTTTGTTGGTTTTCACTGGCCCCTAACATGTCAGGTCCGGCCCTGCCCTGATTCTCGATTCCAACGAAACGCAACAATCATCACTCACGTGTTCTTCCACTGACTTGTCTTCCTATGCTTCCAACAGTCATAGTCGATTCTCTGTGTGATACTAACTACAGTAGTGCTCAGTGTACAGATCTCACAAGGTACGGTGTTGGGGCAAGTCGTGAAGGAGAAGGGGGCGGACCTAGAGCTATGGGTGGCATACAGGCATAGCATCCGTACCCGTGCGGCCTTGCTGTCCGCACTCAGAGCAACGAACATGATAAGGTACATGAACAATTCAGAAACATTTTGGCCTAAATTTCTCATAAAAAGCATGGATGACTTAATGAGTAAACTTTAGAAAAAATACTGTATATAAATGTTAGTTTCTCATTATTTTTTCTTGCAACCCATTGCACATGTCATGTGACACTTGTTTGCAGAGTTTTAGTGAGATTTTCTCTCCAGTAGCTAGCTAGAGGGGTGGGACGTGGTTTTCGAGAAACGGAATAAAATGAAATTAGAATCATTCGCAGCTAGCGTTCAATGTTCTCTCATTGCATCAAAATCATCGAAACTAGGATGGTTCCGTCGAACTTTGCTTTAAAATGAGGTGAACTTCCCAGTATAAGCTAAAAAAAGGTGATCTGGTACACTGCTATTTGAGAGAATTATAAAGCTACTGGGCTAACTCCCAGGCTACATCGATGATTACACGagaaaccctacttaattatagATAGTGCTAACTTATAAAGACGAAAATATTCTAGGCAACTCCTAGGAACTCTTTGATTGGATTTTGGAGTTGAGCCATGACGGCCTCCCAGCCAGCATGTGTGGGGTGGGCATCATCCCAGAAGAAGTACTGGCGGGGGTCCTCGCACAGGGAATAGAGGGGGTTGGAGTTCTTATCCTGCTGTCCACAGTAGCCCTTGTGGTCGGCGCTCTCGCAGCACGGTTTTCTGATGTGCTTGAACTGCTTGCCTTGAGCTGCAAAATTAACATAGTACCATAGAGCAAACAATTAAAATCCCAATCAATATGTTGTGACGAACTGACGATTCAGTCTCATGCTAGTAATATATAAGATGCTAGCTCGCGCATACCCAGGTCTTGGTTGCCGTGACCGATGATGTGATCGAAGGCGGAGCTCATGTCGACTATGAGGACACCTTTCTTGTTGCCCAGCTTCTGTTCTAGGAAGTAGTTGTGCTTGGAGGTGGCCTCGTTAGCCCATTCATCGCACGCTTTGTAGTTATCTTTCCTGCTGAAGGATGGCGTGCAGCCAAGAGGGTGCAGATTGTTCACCAAGATCTTCTTCACCCCAAGGTTTTGCAGCCGCTCCACGTTGGTGGCGATCTCAGTCGTTATGTTCCAGGCTAAATCGGTGACCTGAAACAACACTTTCTAAGTTACATACGAGCAGATATTTATAAAAATTGATGGCTACTCCTATTCTGTACTCACCTGCCAGGTGTTCATTATGAAGCGGAATTGCTTGTAGTCATTTCCGGAGCTGGCGAGGAGCGCGACAGAGTGGGTAACATGATTTTTCGAGATTATCCTGCTTTTGATCATGGTCTTGAAATTGTCGACCTGCTCGCGGAGGTTGATCCAAAATGATATCCGGAACACGCCGGTGGTAGAATAGGCGAAGTTCATACCGGTAGGGCCACAGGTTTGGCCATACGTGCTTTCAAACGGAGGAGGGGACAGCGAAAGCCCCATCATCTTCGCTGCAACATGTAGCCACGGTTAGTATGAACACGTACGTACACCAACAGACAAATAAGATGGAGATTATATCATCGGTACCGTACCGATGAAATCGGATTGAACCAAGTAGTCTGAGAAGCGGCCGGTGGCTTTCTCTTCATCAGTCGTTGCCTGGTCATTCGAGACACCGTAGGGAAAGAACCATTGGCGCGACGTCTCACCCAACTCAGGCGATCGTCGAAGGTTACCATTGTCG encodes:
- the LOC127300147 gene encoding GDSL esterase/lipase At5g03610, with product MKMQALLSAFWGVGLLLVLCGARMGSARHNWHAPQTLYAFGDSFVDNGNLRRSPELGETSRQWFFPYGVSNDQATTDEEKATGRFSDYLVQSDFIAKMMGLSLSPPPFESTYGQTCGPTGMNFAYSTTGVFRISFWINLREQVDNFKTMIKSRIISKNHVTHSVALLASSGNDYKQFRFIMNTWQVTDLAWNITTEIATNVERLQNLGVKKILVNNLHPLGCTPSFSRKDNYKACDEWANEATSKHNYFLEQKLGNKKGVLIVDMSSAFDHIIGHGNQDLAQGKQFKHIRKPCCESADHKGYCGQQDKNSNPLYSLCEDPRQYFFWDDAHPTHAGWEAVMAQLQNPIKEFLGVA